From a region of the Candida albicans SC5314 chromosome 1, complete sequence genome:
- a CDS encoding uncharacterized protein (Protein of unknown function; induced in high iron; repressed in core caspofungin response; ketoconazole-repressed; colony morphology-related gene regulation by Ssn6; possibly subject to Kex2 processing) encodes MKLPSLSIIVPIITLGFSQLALCLPSSSDTTTSGTTIHSFKDQDTDYNKYNYLLEQFKLLFANDDADADADEIDNQYIKTKRDENTVNSIVSLLQSVEQSGLIPDIVLDITSSQTKMDNLANYTVGLLSTIMNGNTSSLLSGINIDLNTTEILNAVLNSGLLQSTAGGLILNNENNAKLADLVGEILGSPDNVWIGWLLVGLGNGEDLTVPFIANLVVNTTSKANTNSTNQSKIKSTVGGNNHNNKVEDVIIDKDSITDEDFNDYSGSLNEFLDNLAVKRDDSDNQYAGSLNQFISNVGNSVAQSSLIQASAGDILTALNQSNILVPTIMKITENQNLGTLVKTLVSRIYASGLINDLPLDTYYEYAKKENILSDALQYILTDPTWSPGLATFFKRMDDAGAYQRLQDNMYGIKK; translated from the coding sequence taccatcatcatcagatACCACTACTAGTGGTACTACGATACATTCATTCAAAGATCAAGATACTGATTATAACAAAtacaattatttattagaacaatttaaattattattcgCAAATGACGATGCAGATGCAGATGcagatgaaattgataatcaatACATCAAGACCAAACGTGATGAAAATACggtaaattcaattgtttccCTTTTACAATCAGTTGAACAATCAGGATTAATACCTGACATTGTATTAGATATTACTTCATCACAAACTAAAATGGATAATTTAGCAAATTATACTGTGGGATTACTTTCTACCATTATGAATGGTAAtacatcatcattattatctggaattaatattgatttaaatacTACAGAGATTTTAAATGCCGTTTTAAATTCAGGATTACTTCAATCTACAGCTGGTGgattaatattaaataatgaaaataatgcTAAATTGGCGGATTTAGTCGGAGAGATTTTAGGTTCTCCTGATAATGTATGGATTGGGTGGTTATTAGTTGGATTAGGTAATGGTGAAGATTTGACCGTTCCATTCATTGCCAATTTAGTGGTTAATACAACTAGTAAAGCCAATACTAATTCAACTAATCAATcgaaaattaaatcaaccGTTGGAGGTAATAATCATAACAACAAAGTGGAAGATGtgataattgataaagattCAATTACCGACGAGGATTTTAATGATTATTCTGGGTCCTTGAATGAATTCCTTGATAATCTTGCCGTTAAACGTGATGACAGTGACAATCAATATGCTGGTtcattgaatcaatttattagtAATGTTGGTAATAGTGTTGCTcaatcatcattaattcAAGCTTCAGCCGGTGATATTTTAACAGcattaaatcaatcaaatatacTTGTCCCAACAATTATGAAAATCActgaaaatcaaaatttagGTACTTTGGTGAAAACTTTAGTTTCAAGAATTTATGCTAGTGGACTCATTAATGATTTACCTTTAGATACTTATTATGAATATgctaaaaaagaaaatattttaagTGATGCATTACAATATATTTTAACTGATCCTACTTGGTCACCTGGTTTAGCTACTTTCTTTAAAAGAATGGATGATGCTGGTGCTTATCAAAGATTACAAGATAATATGTATggaatcaaaaaataa
- the PHO87 gene encoding SPX domain-containing inorganic phosphate transporter (Putative phosphate permease; transcript repressed by Rim101 at pH 8; regulated by white-opaque switch; caspofungin repressed; virulence-group-correlated expression; flow model biofilm induced) — MKFSHSLKFNAVPEWQDNYINYPTLKKTIYKLQQDQLVHNGNQDQGFIVGTNQTTVSQLVKDFEHIQSTANTTTTTNIKNTNGVEVDDEKTNKHNHPFGDNIIKHRLTKNIISKFKRNNNTNATNNSNNYGSESDLEINQTSLDNEKESETKSFTGELEYTSTSSNGEHDTTTTATKHELILQQILNSNDESYINPKSLTFDPLKIFTKQLIGELIKINQFYNSKESEIFKIYNNLIHDLQNQNINIDDVFKFTQAYNYSDPNIINTDDHHQYHLKSTLSRTVTNASVFDTINHIDNDYDNNNNNQKNNYDLEKQNNTTVAIHDDDDSEDDEEEEEEETHSHDSVLLNHTHFNVKQQLKITLKRKAITLFINLSELKSFIELNRIGFTKICKKFDKTCGYSIKQDFINEFLPQYSRVFENDTIEELDYKLNQIIKIYAFLSNKLTTQSTTKEDLDNIKFELRSYLRDHIVFERNTVWKDLLSLEKKSYNIDLDNSVVQNNKMGDEGHIINSMMNLSMKRINLPQCLKKLIKYDHIDIPQFLLTTQMLKIIIIVIVFIILLAVKTFNDPVQGRCLAVLVAAAMLWASEALPLYTTALLIPLLVVTCKVCKTPGTDDPMDATKASQYIFGTMWNSTIMILIGGFTLAAALSKYNLAKILSSYILALAGTNPRNVLLAIMCVSLFLSMWISNVAAPVLCFSLIQPVLRSIPTDSPVAKALVLGIALASDVAGMASPIASPQNVIALESMNPNPGWGKWFAVALPVAIISLILIWVELFMTFKINNVKIKQFKPIKEKLTMKQWFVFAVTITTILLWCVMQKIDGTFGESGIITCIPIVLFFGTGLLKVDDLNNYPWSIVMLAMGGIALGKAVTSSGLLKTIALALQKRIMHYDAIVVLIIFGALILVVATFVSHTVSALIIIPLVKEVGDSLPKPHPLMLIMGVALIASGAMGLPTSGFPNVTAIGMRDEVGKPYLTVNLFITRGVPASIIVYVCIITIGYGIMSSLNF; from the coding sequence ATGAAGTTTTCTCATTCATTGAAATTTAATGCTGTTCCAGAATGGCAAGataattatattaattatcctacattgaaaaaaactatttataaattacaACAAGATCAACTTGTTCATAATGGGAATCAAGATCAAGgttttattgttggtaCTAATCAAACTACTGTTAGTCAATTGGTTAAAGATTTTGAACATATTCAAAGCACTGctaacaccaccaccaccaccaacatcAAAAACACTAATGgtgttgaagttgatgatgaaaaaactAATAAACATAATCATCCATTTGGtgataatataataaaacaTCGATTAACTAAAAACATCATttctaaattcaaaagaaataacAACACCAATGCCACCAacaattctaataattaTGGTAGTGAAAGTGATTTAGAAATCAATCAAACTAGTTTagataatgaaaaagaatcagAAACTAAATCATTTACTGGTGAATTAGAATAtacttcaacttcttcCAATGGTGAACAtgacaccaccaccactgcCACTAAACATGAATTGATattacaacaaattttgaattctaATGATGAATCATATATTAATCCTAAATCATTAACATTTGATCcattaaaaattttcactaaacaattaattggtgaattaattaaaattaatcaattttacaattcaaaagaatcggaaattttcaaaatttataataatttaattcatgatttacaaaatcaaaatattaatattgatgatgtaTTTAAATTCACTCAAGCTTATAATTATTCCGATccaaatataataaatactgatgatcatcatcaatatcatttaaaatcaacttTATCAAGAACAGTTACTAATGCTAGTGTATTTGATACCATTAAtcatattgataatgattatgataataataataacaaccaaaagaataattatgatttggagaaacaaaataatactaCAGTTGCAATtcatgatgatgatgattcagaagacgatgaagaagaagaggaagaagaaactcATAGTCATGATTCAGTATTACTTAATCATACACATTTTAATgttaaacaacaattaaaaatcaCATTAAAACGTAAAGCCATTACattatttataaatctttctgaattaaaatcatttattgaattgaatagaATTGGATTCACGAAAATTtgtaaaaaatttgataaaacttGTGGTTATTCAATTAAACAagattttattaatgaatttttacCTCAATATTCTCgagtatttgaaaatgataccattgaagaattagattataaattgaatcaaattattaaaatttatgcctttttatcaaataaattaactactcaatcaacaactaaagaagatttggataatataaaatttgaattaagaTCTTATTTACGTGATCATATtgtatttgaaagaaatacCGTTTGGAaagatttattatcattagaaaagaaatcttataatattgatttagatAATTCTGTGgttcaaaataataaaatggGTGATGAAGGTCAtataattaattcaatgatgaatttatccatgaaaagaattaatttaCCACAATGCcttaaaaaattgattaaatatGATCATATTGATATTCcacaatttttattaactACTCAAATGcttaaaattattattattgtcattgttttcattatattattaGCAGTGAAAACTTTTAATGATCCAGTTCAAGGTCGTTGTTTAGCAGTATTAGTTGCTGCTGCCATGCTTTGGGCTTCAGAAGCATTACCTTTATACACTACAGCTTTATTAATCCCACTTTTGGTTGTTACTTGTAAAGTTTGTAAAACTCCGGGAACCGATGATCCAATGGATGCCACCAAGGCATcacaatatatttttggGACAATGTGGAATTCCACAATTATGATATTAATTGGTGGGTTTACATTAGCTGCTgcattatcaaaatataatcttgccaaaatattatcatcataTATTTTAGCATTAGCAGGTACAAATCCAAGAAATGTATTATTGGCAATCATGTGTGTATCATTATTTCTTTCCATGTGGATTTCTAATGTTGCTGCCCCCGTTTTatgtttttcattaattcaaCCAGTTTTAAGAAGTATCCCCACAGATTCCCCCGTTGCTAAAGCATTAGTGTTAGGGATCGCTTTGGCGTCTGATGTTGCTGGTATGGCTTCACCAATTGCATCTCCACAAAATGTTATTGCTCTTGAATCAATGAATCCTAATCCAGGTTGGGGGAAATGGTTTGCTGTGGCATTACCTGTGGCAATCAttagtttaattttaatttggGTGGAATTATTCATGACgtttaaaatcaataatgttaaaatcaaacaattcaaaccaattaaagaaaaattaacCATGAAACAATGGTTTGTATTTGCCGTCACTATAACTACTATTCTTTTATGGTGTGTTAtgcaaaaaattgatggaACATTTGGTGAATCAGGTATAATCACTTGTATCCcaattgtattatttttcgGTACCGGTTTATTAaaagttgatgatttaaataattatcCTTGGTCAATTGTTATGTTAGCCATGGGTGGTATTGCATTAGGGAAAGCCGTTACTTCTTCAGGTTTATTGAAAACTATTGCTTTAGCATTACAAAAACGAATTATGCATTATGATGCCATTGTTGTATTAATCATTTTTGGAGCATTAATTTTGGTGGTAGCTACATTTGTAAGTCATACTGTATCAGCACTTATTATTATCCCCTTGGTTAAAGAAGTTGGAGATTCATTACCTAAACCTCATCCATTAATGCTTATTATGGGTGTAGCTTTAATTGCTTCAGGGGCAATGGGATTACCAACTTCAGGATTCCCTAATGTGACGGCAATTGGTATGAGAGATGAAGTTGGTAAACCTTATTTGACggttaatttatttattactAGAGGGGTTCCGGCAAGTATAATTGTTTATGTTTGTATTATCACCATTGGTTATGGTATTATGTCATCATTGAACTTTTAA